The following are from one region of the Anolis carolinensis isolate JA03-04 unplaced genomic scaffold, rAnoCar3.1.pri scaffold_18, whole genome shotgun sequence genome:
- the LOC134294678 gene encoding oocyte zinc finger protein XlCOF6-like, which translates to MEEKAYKCIECGKSFSQHGKLKRHQRTHTGEKPYNCLECGQSFTQKGSLHRHQRTHTGEKPYKCLECGQSFAHSSGLRSHQRTHTGEKPYNCLECGQSFAHSSGLRSHQRTHTGEKPYNCLECGQSFTHSSGLRRHQRTHTGEKPYNCLECGQSFANSSGLRSHQRTHTGEKPYNCLECGQSFADSTGLRSHQRTHTGEKPYKCLECGQSFSHNSHLHRHQRTHTGEKPYNCLECGQSFTQSSVLRSHQRTHTGEKPYNCLECGQSFTQSSGLRSHQRTHTGEKPYNCLECGQSYTRSSGLRSHQRTHTGEKPYNCLECGQSYTRSSGLRSHQRTHTGEKPYKCLECGQSFTRSSGLRSHQRTHAGKKP; encoded by the coding sequence atggaggagaaagcatataaatgtatcgaatgtggaaagagctttagtcagcatggaaagctgaagagacatcaaaggactcacactggggagaaaccctataactgcctggagtgtggacagagcttcactcagaagggaagcttacatagacatcaaaggactcacactggggagaaaccctataaatgcctggagtgtggacagagctttgctcatagttcaggtctacgttcacatcaaaggactcacactggggagaaaccttataactgcctggagtgtggacagagctttgctcatagttcaggtctacgttcacatcaaaggactcacactggggagaaaccttataactgcctggagtgtggacaaagcttcactcatagttcaggcctacgtagacatcaaaggactcacactggggagaaaccctataactgcctggaatgtggacagagctttgctaatagttcaggactacgttcacatcaaaggactcacactggggagaaaccctataactgcctggagtgtggacagagctttgctgatagtacaggactacgttcacatcaaaggacccacactggggagaagccctataaatgcctggagtgtggacagagcttctctcataattcacatctacatagacatcaaaggacccacactggggagaaaccctataactgcctggagtgtggacagagcttcactcagagttcagtactacgttcacatcaaaggacccacactggagagaaaccctataactgcctggagtgtggacagagcttcactcagagttcaggactacgttcacatcaaaggacccacactggagagaaaccctataactgcctggagtgtggacagagctatactcgtagttcaggactacgttcacatcaaaggacccacactggagagaaaccctataactgcctggagtgtggacagagctataCTCGTAGTTCAGgattacgttcacatcaaaggacccacactggagagaaaccctataaatgcctggagtgtggacagagctttactcgaagttcaggactacgttcccatcaaaggactcacgctgggaagaaaccatag